CCGCATCCAGGGGATCGCCGACCACCAGCGACCGCATCCGCTCGACGAAGGCCCCGGCGAACTCCTCGTAGGCGGCCTCGTGGACGATGAACCGCTTGGCGGCGATGCACGACTGGCCGTTGTTCTGGACCCGGGCGGTGACCGCCACCTCGGCGGCCCGGGCGACGTCGGCGGACGGCATGACCACGAACGCGTCGCTGCCGCCCAGCTCCAGGACGGTCTTCTTGACCTCCTGCCCCGCCACCGAGGCGACGGCCTGGCCGGCGGCCTCGCTGCCGGTGACGGTGGCGGCGGCGACCCGCGGGTCGCGCAGCACGGCCTCCACCTGGCCGGCGCCGATGAGCAGCGTCTGGAAGCACCCCTCGGGGAAGCCCGCCCGGCGGAACAGGTCCTCCAGCCACAGCGCGGTCTGCGGGACGTTCGAGGCGTGCTTCAGCAGCCCGACGTTGCCGGCCATCAGCGCAGGAGCGGCGAAGCGCACGACCTGCCACAGGGGGAAGTTCCACGGCATGACCGCGAGGACGGCGCCGAGCGGCTGGTAGCGGGTGTACGCCCGGCTCGCCCCGACCGCGCCCGGGTCGGCCAGCGGCTCGTCGGCCAGGAACGACTCGGCGTGCTCGGCGTAGAAGCGCATCCCCGTGGCGCACTTGGCGGCCTCGGCCCGCGCCGACGCCAGCGTCTTGCCCATCTCGGTCGTCATCGTGAGGGCGACGTCGTCGCGCTCGGCATCGAGCAGGTCCGCCGCCGCCCGCAGCCACTCCCCCCGCTGGGCGAACGTGGTCC
This genomic interval from Acidimicrobiales bacterium contains the following:
- a CDS encoding NADP-dependent succinic semialdehyde dehydrogenase, whose protein sequence is MPIQTVNPATGEVLKAFDPLSDEEIEARLALAAAAFADHRRTTFAQRGEWLRAAADLLDAERDDVALTMTTEMGKTLASARAEAAKCATGMRFYAEHAESFLADEPLADPGAVGASRAYTRYQPLGAVLAVMPWNFPLWQVVRFAAPALMAGNVGLLKHASNVPQTALWLEDLFRRAGFPEGCFQTLLIGAGQVEAVLRDPRVAAATVTGSEAAGQAVASVAGQEVKKTVLELGGSDAFVVMPSADVARAAEVAVTARVQNNGQSCIAAKRFIVHEAAYEEFAGAFVERMRSLVVGDPLDAGTDVGPLATEQGRVDVDELVADAAARGAQVLCGGAPVAGAGWYYPPTVVADVTPAMRIHTEEVFGPVATLYRVPDLDAALELANVTSFGLGSNAWTTDPTEQERFVADLEAGAVFVNGMTTSYPELPFGGVKRSGYGRELSALGIREFCNAKTVWVA